The Theobroma cacao cultivar B97-61/B2 chromosome 2, Criollo_cocoa_genome_V2, whole genome shotgun sequence genome includes the window ACTTAAGTCAGACCAATAATTCCCAAATTGCAACTTGTTTCTTTCTGTGATCAACCAGATATTTAATTTGAGACGATGACTCAACTCCCAAGTCCTCCTTCCTCGAAATCAATCATGTCTCATGTACATCACTGATGGTATATGTGATGatcaaagaacaaaaagcaaaagagaaagagaatattaatattgaaacTAATTTCAAGTCAATCGGGTTGGAAGAATCACGTACATCATCAAACCATGAACACAATTCCTATCCATCATCCTCGTTGATATAAGTAGCTACATGTATTCACAGGAGCAAAAAGATTAATGATGCAACATGGGATCCGGACGATGAATCAATTGACTTTAATGCCAAGAAAATCGGCAGCCGATTTTGCCATGATGTTTGCAAACTCGTTGAAACTTATGACGCCATCTCCATTGGTATCGGCCTCTCTCATCATCTCCGTAAGTTCACGGTACGTCAAGGGATGCCCCATCTTGGACATGGACCCTGCAAGCTCAGCCGCGGTAATGAATCCATTGCCGTCCCGGTCAAATGATCGGAAAACCTCCAACAACTGCGCCTGGTTGATCAAAACCTGCTCGCTCATGTCGGGCATTATGGCATTGACCAATTCATCGAACTCGACAAAGCCATTCCCGTTAGCATCCATGTTGTGTAGCAAAATGTGGAGTTGGTCACCGCTAGGTTTGAGGCCCAAGGAGCGCAAGAGAGCGGCGAGCTCAAGATGCGTGAGGCTGCCATCGGAATCCATGTCGAACCGCATGAATATGTCTTTGAGTTGCTTGAGTTGGTGCTGGGATTGGTTGGTGGTCATGGTGGGCATGAGGGTTAGAGATATTAGGGAGGGGACGAGAAGGAGAAATTATtaagaggaagaggaagaagaagaagaggagcaaagacaaaaagaaagagaggaggAGCGATATACATACGTGGTGGTTGGTTTGTTAAGAGAAGGGGAAGACGTGGCGTTGGGTGGGGTgggaaaattccaatttggaATGGTTCAAAATGGAAAGCgcgtttttgttttgaaaggACAAGGAAAGGGAAGGGATGGGAAGGGGATCCAATCCACACTCTTGCTGTCTGTTCTGTCTTAAAGTTCAACTGGTAAGACCACATGCGTGTGCTGGGACAATTATTGGACCCCACCTGCGTCTTTCTCTCAAACTTTAATGTCTtcctttaattaattttatggtCTCATAAtcttgtttaattattttatcacCCTTGCTTCTCCAACAATATGCAACATTAATTGTTCTACTTATGAATAACTTTAGTGCTAAAATATGTTTCATCGTGtcaaaagatgaagaaatgcTTTTATCTCATCTTACCTGATTAAGCCTGGTTAACCAAATTGCATCCTCAAGCGAGTGAAGGGGTACTGCTTGCTTGAGGTAAAATTGCATCCTCGAAACaggttttttggtttttagcACACACTGCTAGTATTACCCCAGGCCATGGCGCCGCACCTGAATCAAAATCTACAGCACATTTTCGGTCTCATGCACCCCAAATAACCATTTTCAGTTGATTCATCATCCTGTACAAAATTAATACTATCAATCAAATCCCTGATTGATTGATTGGCTACACATGATGAGGACATTCCCTGATGATGTCTCTCATCTGCCCCAAAAGCTTCCGAATGCAAACTCTCCTTTCTCAGACAACTCTTCCAACACCTTCTCAGCTTCCTCTATACAACATCGAAAGCCATGGCCTTCACCACCAGTACAGGCAAGACCTTCTAGTATTTCTATACGTATGGAACTCCTGTGTATTTCTACAGCCTCATCGTGGAATCCACCCTTTACCCTCTCAGTCCTCGTCCTCCCCTTTCTCCCCCGTCCAAGTTTCTTCTTAGCATATCCTTTCGTTTTCCGAATTAGTTTGCAAGGAAGTTTGAGCAAGACGAAGATGACCATTTGGAGAATCAAGCATTGGCTACAGCAACATATGACAATACAATCAGCTACCAGCATGTTGCAGTCCTCCATTGCTGTGAAAGGTGGAAGAATAAGGAAGAAGGTGGTGAAGGAAATAAGATGCCTGCACAAAGTAAGTCATGACTTGATAAGGAATCAGTTCCTTCTCCTCACGGGAGGTTTTATGAAAGGTAaagcaaacaaaaaatgaTGTGTGGCTGTGGCAAATTTAAAAAGGGAGGCAATCCGCCATGACTTAAGATTACATATTTTTGCATTACCAGAAGCATAGACAAGTTCTCAATCTCAAAGGAGGCAATCATCACTTTCCCAAAAAACAAGGAACAAGAAACCAACAATGAcgcaatcaaataaaatatgtagaATATTAGACGTTAAGGAAACCATTGCTGTCCAAAtcaaattccttaaattctactGCGAAGCTGTCATAAAGCTTGTCTTATAAAGAAAAGCGCTTTCGCTTGTTTCTGATACAACTAAAAGGGGCCTAAACTGCAATATCTGATATATGTCCTCCATTTCTTGTAATCATTAGTCAATTCAGTTTTTCCATGCTTCCTGTGAAATATGTATGTCTAATTGTCAGCAGACATACATGTATATGATCTCATTTATTGTAGCCAGGAAGGAGAAATTAAGCTTGGAGATAAGGGAATAGATGGGTTTACAtgctttttccttctttttttttttattagaaagAGGATTTTACAAGAGATAAGGGAATACATGAACACAACACTATAACTAACTGCTCACAATGTTATCTGCTGGTATTTTGAGGGAAAATTTGAATACAAGCTTTATTATAACTCCAACGTCCATTGGTTGGAACAAAACTGGCATGGACTAATTACAAGCCAAAAGAATTTCAGTAGAATGGCTGAATGGGGGAGAAAATACATAAATGATACATGTTGAAAACTTTTGGAGGGTCTAAAAACTCTCTCATCTGGTGCTGTCAAATTCCAGAGATGGACAAATTAGTATGTTTCAGCCGAAAACCTCCGTACTTAGTTAATTTGAATTGAAGTCCAGCTCAGCTTGCAAACCCTCCGGGTTTAAGATGAAATGGCCTTTCAATATTTACCATGTTCTTCTTCAACTACCCCTACTAATCTCGCTAAAATAATCTGAACTGTAATTTTGACTACCAAAAGCCATCCTCTGAAACCATCTTATTTCTTCAGATTGCTGCGCAGAGTTATATACCTCGCTTTCACCCACTCTCATTCCATTGGTTAGATCTGATGTGGCCAAACTATCAAAAGCTCTCACAACCTGAGAAATATAACTAGAGTAAGAAATATTTGACACTGACAATAACTCCATATAGTTCTAATATTCAGACTCAGAGatgggaaaaaggaaaagagaagaaagactATTCACTTGTTCAGTACCAAACTTTTACTACCTGTCCCATTCGTGGTCTTTTCGCAGCTGAATGCCGCACACAAGCTGCAGCAGCCTCAATCATCCGAAACATTTCACTTTCAACATAGTTTCTGCCAAGCTTTGGATCTGACAAACCATCAAATTCCTCACTATCCAGTGCATGATTCAGCAAAGGCCGGGCCTGAAGCATGAAGTAGATTTttcatgagccaagttttagTTATTTCTTTAGCATACTCAGATGTCTTTCactatttttcttgttctcaTGGCTATTACAAGCACGTATGTGTATATGCatcaaattagaataaaaagCAAACTTCAAGTAGAGAAATAGTGAACAACTCCATTTGTTATCCATGACTCTCTTAGTGAAAAGACAAATCTTTTGTTTCAACTACCCATGAATTATGAAAAGATTTTCTCTAGCATTTTGAGAATTCAGGAAAAGAGCTTCGGAATCAATTTGTTAGGATGGAGTAAAAAGGCACTTCAATTTCAAAAGCCCGCAACTAAGGTCTGAAAGAATCCACAGCATCATCCTtgtaaacaata containing:
- the LOC108660932 gene encoding probable calcium-binding protein CML15 — encoded protein: MPTMTTNQSQHQLKQLKDIFMRFDMDSDGSLTHLELAALLRSLGLKPSGDQLHILLHNMDANGNGFVEFDELVNAIMPDMSEQVLINQAQLLEVFRSFDRDGNGFITAAELAGSMSKMGHPLTYRELTEMMREADTNGDGVISFNEFANIMAKSAADFLGIKVN
- the LOC18610576 gene encoding uncharacterized protein LOC18610576, with protein sequence MEDCNMLVADCIVICCCSQCLILQMVIFVLLKLPCKLIRKTKGYAKKKLGRGRKGRTRTERVKGGFHDEAVEIHRSSIRIEILEGLACTGGEGHGFRCCIEEAEKVLEELSEKGEFAFGSFWGR